AGACCGCAACCGGAAATTGGAAAAATTCTTGTCACCGGCGCCACCGGTTATATTGGAGGACGATTGGTTCCCGAGCTGCTTGCCAGAGGATACCAAGTCCGGGTCATGGTAAGAGTGGCCTCTCCCGAACATAAGGAACGGTGGCCCAATGCTAAAATCGTTGGGGCGGATGCCATGGATGTGGACGGTCTGAGAAAAGCATTGGACGGAATTCACACGGCCTTTTATCTGATCCACTCGATGCTCTGTGGCCGGGAAGTATTTGAGTCCATAGAAATTCAAGCAGCCATAAATTTTGGGAAAACGGCTGGGCATAAAAATGTCAAGCGGATCATCTATCTTGGAGGACTTGGCGATATCCAAACGCCTCTTTCTCCGCATCTGAGAAGCAGGATGGCAGTTGCCGAGGAGCTCAAACGCGCAAACGCCCAGACGACGGTCCTTCGCGCGGCCATCATTATTGGTTCAGGAAGCGCCTCGTATGAACTTATCAAGCATCTGGCCAAAAATTTCCGCATCCTTCTCATCCCCTATTGGGCAAAGACTGAATGTCAGCCGATTGGAATTCGGGACGTAATCAAGTACCTTGTCGGCGTGCTTGAAACCCCCGAAACAGCCGGGAAAGCCTTTGATATCGGCGGGCGTGATATCCTGACCTATGAAATGATGCTGAGGATTCTATCCGATCTTTTGGGTAAAAAGAATATTTTCATACCGTCGCCATTGTCATGGATCGGACCCTACGCCTACCTGGCGAACCTTTTTACCCCGGTGCCCGGCCAAATCATCTGGTGTCTGCTTGAAGGCGTAAAAAACAGGGTCGTCTGTCAGAACAACGATATCGCCCGGTATTTGCCGTTCCAGCCTTTTTCAATTAAAGAGGCCGTCGTGAGGGCCATGACGCGGGATGAACAGGACAATGTGCATACAAGGTGGTCAGATGCCTACCCGCCCGCGCACTACCTGGCCATAAAGCTTCATGAGCTGGAACTGCCTCCCCGCTACATCAGTTCATACTCTCTCCTTACGGAGAAGAGCGCCCATTCCCTTTTCCGTCACATTTGCAGGATTGGGGGTAAAAAGGGCTGGTTTCACAATAACTGGATGTGGCGGTTAAGGGGTATCGTGGACCGGATCTTTATGGGAGTAGGCACCTTGCGCGGAAGAAGAAGTTACAGCGACTTGAGAATCAATGATGTGATTGACTTCTGGCGGGTCGAGGATCTAAAGCAGGACGAAAGGCTTCTCTTGCGAGCCGAGATGAAGTTGCCTGGCAAGGCATGGCTGGAGTTTCGCATCATTAGGGAAGAGGGCATAAATCGACTGTCTGTGAATGCCTATTATCAGCCCAAGGGCCTTACCGGAAAAATCTATTGGTACATGTTTCCGCCCTTTCACCATATCATCTTCAATGATCTAATAAAACAAATCGAAAAGAGTGAATAAAGAAGTTGCGCTCAATGGTTTTTCAATTATCTTTCCCGCCATTTTTAGGATGGTATGGAACTCTTTGGCTGAACAAATATATTATTCGCCATTATTCCGCCTTTGACAAAAAACGGGACTTTGGCATATGATTCCTTTGTGAAAAAAATATTTATCATCATTACATCTGCCCTTATTTTTTTTGTTGCCGCCGCTGCGGGCTTTTACCTGAGCCTTTTAAAGTTCGCAAAGCTGCCGGCCGGGGAAAGCGCCGTAGAGAAGGTCGTTGCGGTTAAACCGGGGGAAGGACTAAAATCGATTTCCCAACGCCTGTTTGAATACGGGATTATTCAAAGCCCTTTTAAATTTTCGTTTCTGGCGCGCATCAAGGGGTATGACAAGCGGGTTAAAGCCGGTGAATATCTGTTTTCCGCCAGGCTGACACCGGCCAAAATACTTGAAATGATGGTCACCGGTAAGGTGTTGCTTTATAAGGTCACCGCTCCGGAAGGCTACACCATGCGGCAGATCGCGGCAGTGGTGGCTGAAGCAGGCCTCACAAGT
This window of the Desulfobacterales bacterium genome carries:
- a CDS encoding SDR family oxidoreductase gives rise to the protein RPQPEIGKILVTGATGYIGGRLVPELLARGYQVRVMVRVASPEHKERWPNAKIVGADAMDVDGLRKALDGIHTAFYLIHSMLCGREVFESIEIQAAINFGKTAGHKNVKRIIYLGGLGDIQTPLSPHLRSRMAVAEELKRANAQTTVLRAAIIIGSGSASYELIKHLAKNFRILLIPYWAKTECQPIGIRDVIKYLVGVLETPETAGKAFDIGGRDILTYEMMLRILSDLLGKKNIFIPSPLSWIGPYAYLANLFTPVPGQIIWCLLEGVKNRVVCQNNDIARYLPFQPFSIKEAVVRAMTRDEQDNVHTRWSDAYPPAHYLAIKLHELELPPRYISSYSLLTEKSAHSLFRHICRIGGKKGWFHNNWMWRLRGIVDRIFMGVGTLRGRRSYSDLRINDVIDFWRVEDLKQDERLLLRAEMKLPGKAWLEFRIIREEGINRLSVNAYYQPKGLTGKIYWYMFPPFHHIIFNDLIKQIEKSE